Proteins encoded by one window of Swingsia samuiensis:
- a CDS encoding ParB/RepB/Spo0J family partition protein: MAKKDSSPRLGRGLAALLGDQAPQLAKATRAQTNSSQHISSLGIDVLEPSPFQPRKDINPERLEELATSIRSRGILQPLLVRPDPHNKERYQIIAGERRWRAAQLAGLHSVPVHIRAFDDTDAMAAALVENLQRSDLNPIEEAEGLQRLATDYTLTQEELAGAVGKSRPHIANTMRLLNLPSEIRTHLRQGTLTAGHARALLAHPDPISASKVVIERELNVRQTEALVAATTKEKSPKKTTRDNEIIQLEADLSSRLGLNVKISYNGKKGGSLKIDYKSLEQFESLMRLLQKN, encoded by the coding sequence ATGGCCAAAAAAGACTCCTCCCCTCGCCTCGGTCGTGGTCTTGCTGCTCTACTTGGAGATCAAGCGCCTCAACTTGCAAAAGCAACGCGCGCTCAAACAAATTCTTCTCAACATATTAGTTCTTTAGGCATTGACGTCCTTGAACCAAGTCCTTTTCAACCTCGTAAAGATATAAATCCAGAACGCTTAGAAGAACTTGCAACTTCGATTCGCTCACGCGGCATCTTACAGCCTCTTTTGGTCCGCCCAGATCCTCACAATAAAGAACGTTATCAAATTATTGCTGGGGAAAGACGTTGGCGCGCCGCTCAATTAGCTGGGCTGCATAGCGTGCCCGTACATATTCGTGCATTCGATGATACCGATGCTATGGCAGCAGCACTCGTCGAAAATTTACAACGCTCTGACCTTAACCCGATTGAAGAGGCAGAAGGTCTACAACGCTTAGCGACAGATTATACACTTACGCAAGAAGAACTCGCAGGAGCTGTCGGGAAATCCCGTCCCCACATTGCGAATACAATGAGACTTTTAAACCTTCCTTCAGAAATAAGAACACATTTACGACAAGGCACATTAACAGCAGGACATGCACGTGCACTTCTTGCGCATCCTGATCCGATTTCCGCCTCTAAAGTTGTGATTGAACGAGAGCTAAACGTTCGTCAAACAGAGGCCCTTGTTGCAGCCACAACTAAAGAAAAATCTCCTAAAAAAACCACTCGTGACAACGAAATTATACAACTTGAAGCCGATTTATCTTCGCGCTTGGGCTTAAATGTTAAAATTTCTTATAATGGGAAGAAGGGAGGCTCTCTCAAAATCGACTATAAATCACTCGAACAATTTGAAAGCTTAATGCGCCTTCTCCAAAAAAATTAA
- a CDS encoding ParA family protein produces the protein MSSNTAPLSTTRIIAITNQKGGVGKTTTTINLAAALALKQRVLLVDLDPQGNASTGLGIEYDQRNIGTYTALMQEAEPQSLATETEFDNLSIITANNELAGAELEMITDERREYRLRDALRALEGEYDIILIDCPPSLGLLTLNALVAADSVLVPLQCEFFALEGISQLVKTIDRVRRAFNADLHLEGIVLTMYDRRNNLSELVAQDARGFFGDQVFSTLIPRNIRISEAQSHGSPVLNYDPRSTGATAYIALAEELTKRNIEKSKG, from the coding sequence GTGTCGTCTAATACTGCTCCCCTCTCCACTACACGAATTATTGCAATCACAAACCAAAAGGGTGGCGTTGGAAAAACGACAACTACCATTAATCTTGCTGCTGCGCTGGCCCTAAAACAACGTGTTCTTCTTGTTGATTTAGATCCTCAAGGAAATGCATCCACAGGCCTTGGTATTGAATATGATCAGCGTAATATTGGTACATATACCGCTTTAATGCAGGAAGCTGAACCTCAATCTCTCGCGACTGAGACAGAGTTTGATAATTTATCCATCATCACTGCTAATAATGAATTAGCTGGTGCTGAACTGGAAATGATTACAGACGAACGAAGAGAGTACCGTCTAAGAGACGCTCTTCGAGCATTAGAGGGCGAATACGATATTATTCTAATCGACTGCCCTCCGAGCCTTGGCCTATTGACCTTAAACGCTCTCGTTGCCGCAGATAGCGTTCTCGTTCCTCTGCAATGTGAATTCTTTGCTCTCGAAGGCATCAGCCAACTCGTTAAAACGATTGACCGGGTTCGACGCGCTTTTAATGCAGACCTTCATCTCGAAGGAATTGTCTTGACTATGTATGATAGGCGGAACAATCTTTCAGAACTTGTTGCTCAAGATGCTCGTGGCTTTTTTGGTGATCAGGTCTTCAGTACTCTTATCCCTAGAAATATCCGGATTTCTGAGGCTCAAAGCCATGGTAGTCCTGTTTTAAACTATGATCCACGATCTACTGGAGCAACAGCCTATATTGCTCTTGCAGAAGAACTCACCAAAAGAAACATAGAAAAATCAAAAGGTTAG
- the rsmG gene encoding 16S rRNA (guanine(527)-N(7))-methyltransferase RsmG has protein sequence MKSVSRETQEKLEIFSTLIQEWNTKINLISPKDMEHLWTRHIEDSFQLSDLIPEGATITDLGSGGGFPGLILAIATKNPVTLVESDQRKCAFLREAARLCEVKVTVVPKRIETASLPEADIITARALAPLDKLLFWAEPLVKKNGFCLFLKGVKAQDELTDARNNWHMTSTILPSRTGSGGSIIKVSDFTRVV, from the coding sequence ATGAAATCTGTTTCACGTGAAACACAGGAAAAGCTAGAAATTTTTTCTACACTTATCCAAGAGTGGAACACTAAAATCAATTTGATTAGTCCAAAAGATATGGAGCATCTATGGACTCGTCATATTGAAGACAGTTTCCAACTTTCTGATCTTATTCCAGAGGGTGCAACAATAACAGACTTAGGTTCTGGCGGTGGTTTCCCGGGGCTTATTCTTGCTATAGCGACAAAAAACCCGGTAACATTGGTTGAATCAGATCAACGTAAATGCGCTTTCCTGCGTGAAGCTGCGCGTCTTTGTGAAGTGAAAGTAACCGTTGTCCCAAAAAGAATCGAAACTGCCTCTCTTCCTGAAGCTGATATTATTACAGCGCGCGCCCTAGCCCCTCTCGATAAGCTTCTTTTCTGGGCAGAGCCTCTAGTGAAAAAAAATGGATTTTGTTTGTTTTTAAAGGGGGTAAAGGCACAAGATGAGTTGACCGACGCCAGAAATAACTGGCACATGACATCTACAATTCTTCCTAGCCGCACAGGCTCTGGTGGTTCCATTATTAAGGTTAGTGATTTTACGCGTGTCGTCTAA